The Klebsiella quasivariicola region TAGGTATCTTTGGCGGCGCCATCGCCGACCGCTTCGGCGCAAAACCGATGATCGTCACTGGCATGTTGATGCGTGCTGGCGGCTTCGCGGCGATGGCCGTCGCGCATGAGCCGTGGGTGCTCTGGCTCTCCTGTATTTTGTCCGGGCTGGGCGGCACGTTGTTCGATCCGCCACGAGCCGCCCTGGTGGTCAAGCTGGTGCGCCCGCATCAGCGCGGTCGCTTTTTCTCCATTCTGATGATGCAGGATAGCGCCGGGGCAGTAATTGGCGCCCTGTTGGGCAGCTGGCTGCTGCAATATGATTTCCGTCTGGTGTGCAGCGCCGGCGCCGCGCTGTTTATCGCCTGCGCGGTGTTTAATGCCTGGTATCTACCGGCATGGAAGCTGTCTACGGTGAAAACGCCGGTGCGGGAAGGGCTGGGGCGGGTGCTGCGGGACAAGCGCTTCGTCACCTATGTCCTGACGTTAACGGGTTATTATATGCTGGCGGTGCAGGTGATGCTGATGCTGCCGATCATGGTGAATGACATCGCCGGCTCGCCGACCGCCGTGAAGTGGATGTACGCCATCGAAGCCACCATTTCACTCACCCTGCTCTATCCTATTGCCCGTTGGAGCGAAAAACGCTTCCGCCTTGAGCACCGGCTGATGGCCGGTCTGCTGGTGATGACCCTGGCCATGCTCCCCATCGGGATGACCAGCAGTTTACAGCAGCTGTTTACCCTGATTTGCCTGTTTTACATCGGCTCTATCATTGCCGAACCCGCCCGCGAGACGCTGGGCGCTTCGCTGGCGGACGCCCGGGCGCGTGGCAGCTATATGGGTTTCAGCCGTCTGGGGCTCGCCTTCGGCGGCGCGCTGGGTTACGCGGGCGGCGGCTGGCTGTTTGATGCCGGGAAAGCCGTCGGCCAGCCCGAACTGCCGTGGCTGATGCTCGGCGCCATCGGGGTTATCACCTTCCTGGCGCTATGGTGGCAATTCAGTCCGAAACGCTCTGCCTCCGGTATGCTGGAGCCGCGCACCTGATGCGCGCGGCGGCGGTTTCTCCTGCTTTCAGCCTATTCTGCTGGCGCGATGGGTGCTGACAGGTCATGATGCTTTGTGTCAGGATGAAGGAAGGTATGAGCTTGAGGAACCCCATGAAAAAGATATTGATCGCCGCCGCGCTAATTGTCAGCGGCCTGCTGAGCGGCTGTAATCAGCTGACCCAATACACGGTAAGCGAGCAGGAGATTAACCAGGCCCTGCAGAAGCGAAACCATTTCGCCAAAGATATTGGTCTGAAAGGCGTTGCCGACGCCCATATCGAACTGCAGAACCTGACCAGCGCTATCGGGCGCGAGGAGCCGGGCAAAGTCACCCTGAGCGGGATCGCCAACGTCGATCTTAACTCCCTGTTCGGCACGCAGAAAGCGACGATCGATCTGAAGCTCAAAGCGCTGCCAACCTTTGACCGAGAGAAAGGCGCCATCTTCCTGCAGGAAATGGAAGTGGTCGATGCCAAAGTGGCGCCGGAGAAACTGCAGTCGGTTATTCAGGCCCTGCTCCCCTACCTGAATCAGTCTCTGCGCAGCTACTTCAGCCAGCAGCCGGCTTATGTCCTGCGTGAGGACGCCAGCACCGGCGAAGCGCTGGCGAAGAAATACGCCAAAGGTATAGAGGTGAAGCCAGGCGAGATTGTCATCCCCTTTACCAATTAATCTCCAGGGCGCTACGGCGCCCTGAATTTTTTACGGAAATGAGTGCAAAGGAAAACGTTTACGCTTATCCTTAGTGCCCGGCAAAAAACAGCCCTGATGACTGAACCTATTAGCCGGAGCCTTCCATGACAGCACAATCCCAGGTATTGAAAATCCGCCGCCCAGACGACTGGCATATCCATCTGCGCGATGACGATATGCTGAAAACCGTCGTGCCTTATACCTGTGAGTTTTATGGCCGGGCGATCGTGATGCCGAATCTGGTGCCGCCTGTCACCACCGTCGCGGCGGCTATCGCTTACCGCCAGCGCATTATGGACGCCGTGCCGGCCGGGCATGATTTTACCCCGCTGATGACCTGCTATCTGACAGACTCCCTCGACCCAGCGGAGCTGGAACGCGGCTTTAACGAAGGGGTTTTCACCGCCGCCAAGCTCTACCCGGCCAATGCCACCACTAACTCCAGCCACGGCGTCACCAGCACCGACGCCATTATGCCAGTGCTGGAGCGGATGGAAAAACTGGGGATGCCGTTGCTCGTTCACGGCGAAGTCACTCACGCCGAGATTGATATTTTCGATCGTGAAGCGCGCTTTATTGAGACGGTGATGGAGCCCCTGCGCCAGCGCCTGCCCGGCCTGAAAGTGGTTTTTGAACATATCACCACCAAAGACGCCGCCGAGTACGTGCGTGACGGTAATGAACTGCTGGCTGCTACCATCACCCCGCAGCATCTGATGTTCAACCGCAACCATATGCTGGTGGGCGGCATTCGCCCTCACCTGTACTGTCTGCCGGTACTTAAACGCAATATTCATCAGCAGGCTCTGCGGGAGCTGGTCGCCAGCGGCTTCAGCCGCGCCTTCCTCGGCACCGACTCCGCACCGCACGCCCGCCACCGTAAGGAAGCCAGCTGTGGCTGCGCCGGCTGCTTTAACGCCCCGACCGCCCTCGGCAGCTACGCCACCGTGTTTGAAGAAATGAACGCTCTGCAGCACTTTGAGGCTTTCTGCTCGCTGAACGGCCCGCGCTTCTACGGTCTGCCGGTCAATGAGAGCTACGTTGAACTGGTGCGTGAAGAGACGACCGTTGTGGACAGCATTGCCCTGCCTAATGACACCCTGGTGCCCTTCCTGGCGGGTGAAACCGTTCGCTGGACCGTGAAGAAATAAAAACGCAGCCCCCTGTTGTCAACGCTAACCGGATACTGTATAAATAACCAGTATCGAACGCAGGGGGCAATTATGCGCATTGAAGTGTCTATCGCCAAAACGACCGCCTTACCTAACGGCGCGCTGGAAGCGCTGAATAACGAACTCTCTCGCCGTATCGCCGAGCAATTCCCGGCCATCGATAGCCAGGTGAGCGTCCGCTACGCCAGCGG contains the following coding sequences:
- the mdtH gene encoding multidrug efflux MFS transporter MdtH: MSRVSQARSLGKYFLLVDNMLVVLGFFVVFPLISIRFVDQMGWAALMVGIALGLRQLVQQGLGIFGGAIADRFGAKPMIVTGMLMRAGGFAAMAVAHEPWVLWLSCILSGLGGTLFDPPRAALVVKLVRPHQRGRFFSILMMQDSAGAVIGALLGSWLLQYDFRLVCSAGAALFIACAVFNAWYLPAWKLSTVKTPVREGLGRVLRDKRFVTYVLTLTGYYMLAVQVMLMLPIMVNDIAGSPTAVKWMYAIEATISLTLLYPIARWSEKRFRLEHRLMAGLLVMTLAMLPIGMTSSLQQLFTLICLFYIGSIIAEPARETLGASLADARARGSYMGFSRLGLAFGGALGYAGGGWLFDAGKAVGQPELPWLMLGAIGVITFLALWWQFSPKRSASGMLEPRT
- a CDS encoding lipoprotein, with the protein product MKKILIAAALIVSGLLSGCNQLTQYTVSEQEINQALQKRNHFAKDIGLKGVADAHIELQNLTSAIGREEPGKVTLSGIANVDLNSLFGTQKATIDLKLKALPTFDREKGAIFLQEMEVVDAKVAPEKLQSVIQALLPYLNQSLRSYFSQQPAYVLREDASTGEALAKKYAKGIEVKPGEIVIPFTN
- the pyrC gene encoding dihydroorotase, which codes for MTAQSQVLKIRRPDDWHIHLRDDDMLKTVVPYTCEFYGRAIVMPNLVPPVTTVAAAIAYRQRIMDAVPAGHDFTPLMTCYLTDSLDPAELERGFNEGVFTAAKLYPANATTNSSHGVTSTDAIMPVLERMEKLGMPLLVHGEVTHAEIDIFDREARFIETVMEPLRQRLPGLKVVFEHITTKDAAEYVRDGNELLAATITPQHLMFNRNHMLVGGIRPHLYCLPVLKRNIHQQALRELVASGFSRAFLGTDSAPHARHRKEASCGCAGCFNAPTALGSYATVFEEMNALQHFEAFCSLNGPRFYGLPVNESYVELVREETTVVDSIALPNDTLVPFLAGETVRWTVKK
- the dinI gene encoding DNA damage-inducible protein I gives rise to the protein MRIEVSIAKTTALPNGALEALNNELSRRIAEQFPAIDSQVSVRYASGNQLSVFGALKEDKDRISEILQETWESADDWFVHDLS